Proteins encoded by one window of Yamadazyma tenuis chromosome 2, complete sequence:
- a CDS encoding uncharacterized protein (EggNog:ENOG503NV22; COG:E,G), whose protein sequence is MFVSLSLYTMLKTSSLMFVLLFGLLFRLEKFHWRLLAIVSVMTCSVVLMVKRPNNVGQNDEENSPTGIILVLLASIMSGLRWSFTQLLLRNNPHTPNSIVTIFYLSPSMCLVLLVIGLVVEGWSNFLASEIWELKGVLTTIGLLVVPGILAFMMTLCEFKLLQVSQVITLSVAGIFKELMTICLSSIIFGDRLSVVNVVGLVITFLDILWYNWFRYSQNKYAPLKEIEMRKL, encoded by the coding sequence ATGTTTGTGTCGCTCAGCTTGTACACGATGTTAAAGACACTGTCGTTGATGTTTGTGCTTTTATTTGGGCTTCTTTTCCGCCTTGAAAAGTTCCACTGGCGGCTCTTGGCCATTGTCTCGGTTATGACATGTTCTGTGGTATTAATGGTTAAACGGCCAAACAACGTAGGCCAAAATGATGAGGAAAATAGCCCTACAGGTATTATACTAGTGCTTTTGGCGTCAATAATGTCGGGATTACGGTGGTCGTTCACTCAGCTCTTACTCCGCAACAACCCACACACGCCCAATTCCATCGTGACTATCTTTTACTTGTCGCCGTCGATGTGCTTGGTGTTACTCGTCATTGGACTTGTGGTCGAAGGCTGGAGCAACTTTTTGGCATCCGAGATCTGGGAACTTAAAGGAGTTCTAACCACCATTGGCCTATTGGTGGTACCTGGAATTCTTGCCTTCATGATGACTCTATGTGAGTTCAAGCTCTTACAGGTGTCACAGGTCATCACCTTATCGGTGGCAGGGATTTTCAAGGAACTAATGACGATTTGCTTGAGCTCGATAATTTTTGGCGACCGTTTGAGCGTGGTGAACGTGGTGGGGCTTGTGATCACGTTCTTAGACATTCTCTGGTACAATTGGTTCCGGTACAGTCAGAACAAGTATGCTCCACTCAAAGAAATCGAGATGCGAAAGCTATAG
- the YPS7 gene encoding peptidase A1-like protein (EggNog:ENOG503NX3P; MEROPS:MER0022928; COG:O) — MVSALHAFGLAVWLAVVAARVDDDDDKKSSSSITIIITNSNLGSGFSLNTDSTTTSSTRTTTSSAVSEGSVVSEEDNDSSLLRFLFTETSSYYNIPVTINHQSLDLRLDVLQNDAWVLNGNEMMDCGEIDSWWSSYSTAFEDSSASTSIPASLTTAAEYTALYCGDAGLFTTSTNATVAEPDYGGYQPAEEVAVAYIDSINATGEVLTGNFSVASSNQQLVELKDFQFIDADTSNVYVGGFGLAHNNNTDTGIMAGLVDSGVISHSSYSLYFNNFANSNVSFAMVFPGAVNSKYYTGDLYQFNVLDIEGTRFDDDSALAAYGNRRVQSMVLPSFELTDILIESSGGESQSLQSKSTVLAAVFDSRTIYNSIPLSVIVNLAIQTNAFYNDEVARWIVQCDTIRETHATLNFQMHELLIQVPIDDILINAVIYEKQLTFSNGADACFLSVLPMTGSYATLGLSAMKSVFMAVDHEGGTIGLARANKGVQVKYSDYFPDDDNTLSPYEPDNGFNFSKESVESISEISPGTIPFATTASRENSMTLSYEAGGSQAESLTIPARLSGVLISSGEVVVTQNAQESTSDSSSATAASEDSHSKNGSGSNHHSLWQLIVLVVFPAVLLAV; from the coding sequence ATGGTAAGTGCTCTACATGCCTTTGGTTTGGCGGTATGGCTCGCCGTAGTGGCGGCCCGCGTcgacgacgacgatgacAAAAAGTCGTCTCTGTCGATCAcaatcatcatcaccaactccaaccTCGGGTCCGGGTTTTCGCTTAACACcgactccaccaccaccctGCtgacaagaacaacaaccTCGAGTGCCGTGTCCGAAGGACTGGTGGTTTCCGAGGAAGACAACGACTCGTCGCTTTTGCGGTTTTTGTTCACCGAAACCTCCAGTTATTACAACATCCCGGTGACAATAAACCACCAGTCATTGGATCTTCGACTTGATGTGCTACAGAACGATGCTTGGGTGCTCAATGGTAATGAGATGATGGATTGCGGTGAAATTGACAGCTGGTGGTCGTCGTACTCAACGGCGTTCGAGGACTCCTCGGCCTCGACCCTGATCCCCGCTAGTCTCACCACCGCTGCTGAGTATACTGCTTTATACTGCGGAGATGCTGGGTTGTTCACCACGAGCACCAACGCCACGGTGGCAGAGCCCGACTACGGCGGGTACCAGCCAGCGGAGGAAGTGGCGGTGGCATACATAGACCTGATCAACGCTACGGGTGAGGTTCTTACCGGTAATTTCAGTGTGGCCAGCTCCAACCAGCAGTTGGTAGAACTTAAAGACTTCCAGTTCATCGATGCCGACACGTCAAACGTCTATGTAGGCGGCTTTGGCCTCGCACACAATAACAACACCGATACCGGTATCATGGCCGGGTTGGTCGACAGCGGTGTCATCTCACACCTGAGCTACTCGTTGTATTTCAATAACTTCGCCAACTCGAATGTTTCTTTCGCGATGGTTTTCCCAGGAGCCGTCAACTCCAAATACTACACGGGAGATTTGTACCAGTTCAACGTGTTGGACATCGAGGGCACACGGTTCGACGACGACCTGGCCCTAGCGGCGTACGGTAACCGTCGGGTGCAGCTGATGGTGCTTCCGAGCTTTGAGCTCACGGATATCTTAATCGAGAGCCTGGGGGGTGAGTCGCAGAGCTTGCAGTCAAAACTGACGGTATTGGCAGCGGTGTTTGACCTGAGAACAATCTACAACTCGATCCCCCTCCTGGTGATTGTCAACTTGGCGATCCAAACTAATGCCTTCTACAACGACGAGGTGGCTCGATGGATCGTTCAGTGTGATACCATTCGTGAGACCCATGCCACTCTCAACTTCCAGATGCACGAGCTTTTGATTCAAGTGCCGATTGACGAcattttgatcaatgccGTCATCTACGAAAAACAGTTGACGTTCTCCAATGGGGCCGATGCTTGTTTCCTCAGCGTACTCCCGATGACGGGATCGTACGCGACGTTGGGACTTTCGGCAATGAAGTCGGTGTTTATGGCGGTGGACCATGAGGGAGGCACCATCGGCTTGGCCCGTGCCAACAAAGGGGTTCAGGTGAAGTACTCAGACTACTTCCCGGACGACGACAACACATTGAGCCCGTACGAGCCAGACAATGggttcaatttttcaaaagagTCCGTGGAGCTGATTAGTGAGATTTCTCCCGGCACCATtccttttgcaaccaccgCATCGCGCGAAAACTCCATGACTTTGAGCTACGAGGCTGGAGGCAGCCAGGCCGAATCGTTAACGATTCCCGCGCGATTATCGGGAGTCTTGATTTCATCGGGCGAGGTTGTGGTGACACAGAACGCCCAGGAGCTGACGCTGGACTCGTCGTCGGCGACGGCGGCGCTGGAGGATAGTCATAGCAAGAACGGGTCTGGTTCTAACCACCATTCGCTCTGGCAGTTGATAGTATTGGTAGTGTTCCCGGCTGTGCTTCTAGCGGTGTAG